ACGGTCATCTACTGCGGAAAAAACAGCCGGCATCACATGATGCGAGTGCATGATCAGAACAATATCTCGCTCCGGATCATCAGGATAATCAGCTTCAACATTAACAACATTTGCCCATTGCTCGGGACAATGCAGCTCATAAGCTTCGGTCGTTCGGTTCCAGGCCACATAGACGAGTGCCTCACGTTTCTCTAGAACAAAGTGCTTGAAGAAATCAAGCGTCTGTTTCAGAAAAACTCCCGGGATCTTGTTCATTTTAAACGAAACCCCTTCAGTGACATTCTCCAGCGTTGGAACAACTTGTGCGGCTACCGTAACCTTAAGGTGCTTGTTCTCCCGAACTTCATAGAGACGGCCGTCTCTTCCCGCGACGTAATTGATAGGCTTTGATGGAGCCTTTTCAAACTCGCTAAGCTTCCAGTGAAATGCTTGATAAGCGGGAAAACTATTGCCCATTTTGCCAGCACTGATGGAAGGAGTCAGTCGCTTGTTTTCTTTATCGACGCGCCACGCAACGGCTTCTTCGTTAGCAAACTCGAAATAGTCAAGCGCTAGCGCAAGTCGTAGCATATCAACGGTTAGTTCGCCCTCTTGGACTTCCGGGATTTTCGTTTCTGTTGATGTCTGAGGTTGTGGTTTCTTTACAACAACTTCGTCATTATCCTCATCAACTTCCAGATCATCTTCTTCCTCGTCTTCCATTTCGGAATCTCTCGCCCCTTCGCCAGTGCCTTCCACATTACCGCCTGCAGCAATGGCTGCTTCAGCTTCCGCTTTGGCCTGACGAGCTTTATCGAGGTCTTCCTTTACTTCCTGAGGAACCATACCCCATAGAGCAGTCTTCACTTCTTCGATATCCTGATCATTCATTTCCACAAGGCGCCTACTAAGGTCGGAAACAGAGAATGAATGCATAGCGTAATGTACGGTCCAATCAAGCCCGACAAGCATTTTACGGATATCGGCTTGTGTTTCGTACCGCCTAATGGTCGGCTTCGGCTTTACCTTAGATTTAGCACCTTTGGTATCACTTTTAGCTGTTCCCTTATCATTCGTCTGCTGCTTCTTCTTAGAAGCATTCTTGCCCGTTTCTACAACTGGTGCTGCAGCCCCTGCGTCAATACCAAGCATCGTAAGTAAGTCCATGTTTAATCGCCCCGCAGCTCATTCGTCCGCGGAACTTCCTCCCTTGTACATAAGTTATTTCATCACAGCAAATGTGATGGACCTTTTATTCGAACGGGTCGTCACACCCGACGATATCATAGAATGTCTGCCAAAACCTTGTCGGTTTCAACGAGATGCTTATCGTCAAAGTCTTGGCCGGCTAATTCAGCCAGAAGCTCGCGATAGTTCTTTTCCCCTACATATAAGTCGAAGTTCCGTTCCCCTTGAAGGAAAATATACGGATACGACTCGATATTTCTGAATTCCTTAAGTGCCGGGAAGTAATTCCAGCAGCAAACCATATTTCCGCTAACATGAGAGAATGGATACCGATACAATTTGGATTTTTCTGTAACTACCTCATCTTTGACTGCCGCAACCTTTGCATTGATTCGCCGATCGCTTAATTCAAAGATGAAAATGAGTTTCGGATGCCCAACCTGCTCGATCATTTGCCCTCTCAAATTCACGTCCCAGCGTGCCCGCTCCACCTCTAAAGCAATAACCGTCCGTTTCTTCGACTGCTTAAAATACAAGCAATTTCGTGGAAGAATCGGGGTCGTTAGCTCCAAATCATCGAGATGCTCCTTAGCAAATTCGAGTACGACGTCTTTCTTGACTCTTTTTGCAAGGTGAGCCCACAGGTCGTTTATAGCGTCTTCTGACTCAAATTCCTTCACATGCCTCACAGTTGCATCCAAGATGGTTTTGATCGTTTCACGATCTGGTGTGTCGAAGACATGAGCCTTATCAAGCAGCAGCTCAAACATCCGCCGCAGATCATTTGGGTCTTCGATCTTAGATAGCTTTTCCGTCATTGCTTTCACGAGATTGTTATAGGCAGCGTTATCCACTTTTGGGATATTCGCATTCTCCAGCAATACTGCCAGAAGTTTACGCATGAGTTCATCATCCGATTTCCTATAACCGTCTGAGAGTTCTTCGATAATCGCATTTAGGATATCGTCGCGATCACCGCTCGCCCCAACTTCAGCCTCGTAGCGGAAAAGTTCACTAATAAACGCTTTAGGGTCGTCAAGAATGGCGGTATATAGCATCCACGTATCTGCGCTATGGATCATGTGCTTTTGTAGATCCACAGCATTCACCCTGACTTCCTGAACGACAACACCACCCATTATTCGCTCAACGATTGGCTTCTGGATACCTTCCTCATCGATGGTAATACGAGTTTGCATCAGTGTAGGCTTTACCAACGTTTCCATAGTTCATTCCTCCATTTCACATAGTGCGGTGCTAATTCCGCATAATCTTTTGACTCATACGCGCTTTACGAGCTGTGACACCGCGCCTAATCCTCCTTTTCGAAAGAGTTGGCGATTCTGTAACACGCTCGGTGAGGGCTTCTGCCGACATTGTGCTGTTCGCTATACTGACGATTAGCTCAGAAAGGCTAAGTAGCTCATCAAATATCTCAAACAATGGGACACTGCAATTAAAGAACTCAAGCGATATACCTTCCTCATGCACTTCGTAAGGCAGGCTCTCATTCTCATCTCCAAGCTCCCCAAGGCAGCCGTTCACACGATCGATGTTATCTTCGGAAAGCTCCACTTTGATAAAATAGCCTTCATTCTCTATTTCCTCAATGCGTTCCCAACCAAAGAGTGTCGTAAGCACTTGCTCCAGGATATTTTCGCCGATTTTCCAGTCTTCATAAATCGGCAACCCTTTTTCCATCATCATACGAACCGTGACTAACATATTGAGACCTTGCAAATATTCCGATTGGACATCTGTTGTAAGACCGAGAAAGTGGCTCATTAGAGCAACCTCCTTCTTCGATCAATTGGCAGAGCCCTAATCATATCGCTGATCCCCACGGTTCGATTGATTTCCATAATGGTTTGATGTGAATTCTCCTGGTCGAAGTCTTCGGAACCATAGTCGGCTGCTACATAATGGTAGAGCTCCTCGTACAAGTTCTTTAGTTTTTGTACATCCATTGACTTCAGAACATCGAGAACATCCTTCACAATTGCACCGGGTC
This portion of the Paenibacillus sp. V4I7 genome encodes:
- a CDS encoding Mov34/MPN/PAD-1 family protein, producing MDLLTMLGIDAGAAAPVVETGKNASKKKQQTNDKGTAKSDTKGAKSKVKPKPTIRRYETQADIRKMLVGLDWTVHYAMHSFSVSDLSRRLVEMNDQDIEEVKTALWGMVPQEVKEDLDKARQAKAEAEAAIAAGGNVEGTGEGARDSEMEDEEEDDLEVDEDNDEVVVKKPQPQTSTETKIPEVQEGELTVDMLRLALALDYFEFANEEAVAWRVDKENKRLTPSISAGKMGNSFPAYQAFHWKLSEFEKAPSKPINYVAGRDGRLYEVRENKHLKVTVAAQVVPTLENVTEGVSFKMNKIPGVFLKQTLDFFKHFVLEKREALVYVAWNRTTEAYELHCPEQWANVVNVEADYPDDPERDIVLIMHSHHVMPAVFSAVDDRNDKALCVYGVFGNLDKQTIDHRFRAGFNGQHLYVNIADVFDVESTYSACTFPPEWVDRVHQYV